The following coding sequences are from one Arthrobacter crystallopoietes window:
- a CDS encoding cytidine deaminase: protein MHQAEVDWTGLQDAARAASAHAYVPYSKYPVGAAALTEDGRIVSGANVENASYGLTLCAECSLVSALHMSGGGRLVAFSCVDGAGNILMPCGRCRQLLHEFRAPGMQLMTVSGIKSMEEVLPDAFGPENLG from the coding sequence GTGCACCAGGCCGAGGTGGACTGGACCGGCCTGCAGGACGCGGCGCGCGCAGCCTCCGCGCACGCCTATGTGCCCTACTCGAAGTATCCGGTGGGCGCGGCCGCCCTGACCGAGGACGGCCGGATCGTCTCCGGCGCGAACGTGGAAAACGCCTCCTACGGCCTGACGCTGTGCGCGGAATGTTCGCTGGTCAGCGCGCTGCACATGTCCGGCGGCGGGCGGCTGGTGGCCTTCAGCTGCGTCGACGGGGCCGGCAATATCTTGATGCCGTGCGGACGCTGCCGCCAACTGCTGCACGAATTCCGGGCGCCGGGCATGCAGCTGATGACCGTTTCCGGCATCAAGTCCATGGAAGAGGTCCTGCCGGACGCCTTCGGACCCGAAAACCTGGGCTGA
- a CDS encoding ABC transporter permease: protein MSTAVSTAPEQSTARAGAVRSWKTPITLAVLAVFALLVFAIGAPGNEVTFRLSDPGDAIVLPPIVVFAPVMGWIGAVIMLAAAALAFVQVRAGRPVPGWLIAVFAVVFVAAFLSWIVGSARTPNVALYGLLAGSVTLAVPLIFGSLSGVLCERSGVINIAIEGQLLFGAFSAAVAGSLSGSAFVGLLAAAVGGVLVSLVLAVFSIKYLVNQVIVGVVLNVLVSGLTGFLFSTVLSADAETWNSPPRLPVISIPFLSDIPIIGPILFEQAIVGYLMYVAVAVIYIGLFHTKWGLRTRAVGEHPKAADTLGVKVNRMRFMNVSLAGVVAGLGGAFFTLVSVSSFGRDMTAGQGYIALAALIFGRWNPIGAFFAALLFGFATNLQYVLSFLGTPVPNQFLAMLPYIVTIFAVAGLVGRSRAPAANGVPYIKG, encoded by the coding sequence ATGAGCACGGCAGTCTCAACCGCGCCCGAGCAGAGCACCGCCCGCGCCGGCGCGGTGCGGAGCTGGAAGACCCCCATCACGCTGGCCGTGCTGGCCGTCTTCGCGCTGCTGGTCTTCGCCATCGGGGCGCCCGGCAATGAGGTGACCTTCCGGCTGTCCGACCCGGGGGATGCCATCGTGCTCCCACCGATTGTCGTCTTCGCCCCGGTGATGGGTTGGATCGGCGCGGTCATCATGCTGGCCGCAGCCGCGCTGGCCTTCGTGCAGGTGCGTGCCGGACGGCCTGTCCCGGGCTGGCTGATCGCCGTGTTCGCCGTCGTCTTTGTGGCGGCTTTCCTGAGCTGGATTGTCGGCAGCGCGCGCACGCCCAACGTGGCACTCTATGGGCTGCTGGCCGGATCCGTGACGCTGGCGGTGCCGTTGATCTTCGGTTCGCTCTCGGGCGTGCTGTGCGAACGCTCCGGCGTGATCAACATTGCCATCGAGGGACAGCTGCTCTTCGGCGCGTTCTCCGCGGCGGTTGCGGGATCCCTGTCCGGCAGTGCGTTCGTCGGCCTGCTCGCCGCCGCCGTCGGTGGTGTCCTGGTCTCGCTGGTGCTGGCGGTGTTCAGCATCAAGTACCTGGTCAACCAGGTCATTGTCGGCGTGGTGCTCAACGTGCTGGTGTCCGGCCTGACCGGCTTCCTGTTCTCCACCGTGCTCAGCGCCGATGCCGAAACCTGGAACTCCCCGCCGCGCCTGCCGGTGATTTCCATCCCGTTCCTCTCCGACATTCCGATCATCGGACCCATCCTGTTCGAGCAGGCCATTGTGGGCTACCTGATGTATGTCGCCGTCGCGGTGATCTACATAGGCCTGTTCCACACCAAGTGGGGCCTGCGGACCCGGGCAGTCGGCGAGCACCCGAAAGCGGCGGACACCCTCGGCGTCAAGGTCAACCGGATGCGCTTCATGAACGTGTCCCTGGCCGGTGTGGTGGCCGGACTCGGCGGCGCGTTCTTCACCCTGGTGTCCGTCTCCAGCTTCGGCCGCGACATGACGGCCGGCCAGGGCTACATTGCCCTCGCCGCGTTGATCTTCGGCCGCTGGAACCCGATCGGCGCCTTCTTCGCGGCCCTGCTGTTCGGTTTCGCCACCAACCTGCAGTACGTGCTCAGCTTCCTGGGCACCCCGGTGCCCAACCAGTTCCTCGCGATGCTGCCGTACATCGTGACCATCTTCGCGGTCGCCGGCCTGGTCGGCAGGTCCCGGGCGCCTGCGGCCAACGGCGTGCCGTACATCAAGGGCTGA